The Tubulanus polymorphus chromosome 1, tnTubPoly1.2, whole genome shotgun sequence genome contains a region encoding:
- the LOC141905743 gene encoding uncharacterized protein LOC141905743 isoform X2: MLSCLSQGVGGWDGSVTPFQKPGRKLHENYLENDVIHRHGVTVRYNNDQSTELYHKQDGELLLPKTNLTRKGALLLFVAPEKVPGLTETEKQFMRKRLQNMNMIELNEKIGTIQRLGQSVLQYGDWDYDMENGSISDEENRIILKFLRGLDNKCIDKKSQPGGDINQYLQDLRSRCRSTTRMSSAAGEFEDAVDLQGLVNDLHQQSLEPTNTPNSSRPGSSSSRRVLSAGKLMSRIQSANTYLGRPTSSIATVDSGYDTINQASRKTTPKPPTTSRPVSQSESSSRQHRLKSAARVRSAAKLGKTTPGGDTVLLPPSSHHPLLASSSSVLSPDPDISLTDDVMSDYSSLIEDEILDLSDGDETLQEVDSEYIHQYNNGVLDSSKSDTFSLQLNKPDGYGTVGVTGDNIVQPTLPSYTGTFSGNKTVFSLNTTTADETDINDIDECVKQGMMLPHDLHTLVQSTTDSSCYTASFATLPPHDPPPSRSSFTPAISSSSSTLLHATINNDYIHSQEIIQSSEIYSTRSSSVFSEDDFEDEKQTVASVLSDRTQDDSRPQTARTNSQQSHRHSDTRPASRYSDNRSASRISDVSKESSGGKSRRRKLSNSSSLASSVRSHKSSSSKPATTFNVLPSKSSNEMPIIKHQDVKEITPKLAFMEEKTAKPAASSETPSKSLPTSASEKKLLDKRKSEKKSLKLERLQAAAAMETSLADEIKAMTVKTEKDTKLKPPSSAPPIVHPRVQSAKRRPSKDEVEVLAKEVDEMMAATQSLSYDEGMSLEELELEKKLLQEKMSQAQDKITSTPSSAVSKKSAGKQKTERKGSKISGRKGKKSTANKEDENSLEKQREELKIQKQLEKERRLQEAMRIQSQIQEKEEERREELAALEIKKKDLEEQMDSLSAEAAEAWRMEEEAHEMFVANQIASRQQREEKRKTELERRRRETVEKRQQQRKMMESARMKEIKMLESIGSDPSERLQLLSEQREKMIAEEAEEEQKLKEMEMQAKIEAEKEEERIAELERLAEEEALARLRKERADAEKRKRILQEEAENLAQEEIVKREQLMKEQRELEEERERQEEEARRKLQDERKRIMELQKMEEAARMQVQQDMEKRRSAALKRREHNLEVRTHLDGMRQGQNVTRPWVFSYFVLWPRETYERLMGDDDNKKKRGSGSRFKSRSAPAGGKR, from the exons ATGTTAAGCTGTTTATCTCAAGGTGTTGGTGGATGGGATGGATCTGTGACTCCATTTCAG AAACCGGGACGTAAATTACACGAGAATTATTTAGAAAACGATGTTATTCACCGTCACGGAGTCACAGTGCGTTACAACAACGATCAATCTACTGAATTATATCATAAACAAGATGgagaattattattaccgaaAACCAATCTTACACGCAAAGGAGCTTTACTGCTATTTGTGGCGCCGGAAAAAGTTCCGGGTCTCACGGAAACGGAAAAACAATTCATGAGAAAAcgtttacaaaatatgaacatgattgaattgaatgagaAAATCGGGACAATTCAACGTTTAGGTCAATCAGTTCTACAATACGGAGATTGG GATTATGACATGGAAAATGGAAGCATTTCCGACGAAGAAAATCGAATCATATTAAAATTCCTTCGTGGTTTGGATAATAAATGTATCGATAAGAAATCTCAACCGGGAGGTGATATTAATCAATATTTACAGGATCTCAGATCTAGATGTCGCAG TACGACTCGAATGTCATCAGCTGCAGGTGAGTTCGAAGATGCGGTTGATTTGCAGGGGTTAGTGAACGATCTTCATCAACAATCATTAGAACCTACAAATACTCCAAACAGCAG TCGTCCCGGTTCCTCATCAAGTCGTCGCGTTTTATCAGCCGGTAAATTGATGTCCAGAATTCAATCGGCGAATACATATCTGGGACGTCCGACTTCCAGCATCGCTACAG TTGATTCCGGTTATGATACAATAAATCAAGCGAGTAGAAAAACGACTCCAAAACCACCGACAACTTCGCGACCAGTTTCACAATCTGAATCATCATCGAGACAACATCGACTTAAAAGTGCTGCTCGCGTACGTAGTGCTGCTAAACTAGGTAAAACAACACCAGGTGGCGATACTGTTCTTCTTCCTCCTTCGTCTCATCATCCTCTCCTCGCCTCCTCTTCATCTGTACTCTCTCCTGATCCTGATATCTCACTGACTGATGATGTTATGAGTGATTATTCGTCACTGATTGAAGATGAAATACTAGATTTATCAG ATGGTGACGAAACTTTGCAAGAAGTTGATTCAG AATACATTCACCAATATAACAATGGAGTTCTAGACAG TTCTAAAAGTGACACTTTCTCACTTCAACTAAATAAACCTGATGGTTACGGTACTGTTGGTGTAACTGGTGATAATATTGTTCAACCCACGCTGCCGTCTTATACAG GTACATTTAGTGGCaataaaacagttttttcattgaatacaaCTACAGCAGAtgaaactgatataaatgatattgatgaaTGTGTTAAACAAGGCATGATGTTACCCCATGATTTACATACATTAGTTCAATCAACTACAG ATTCTAGTTGTTACACCGCTTCCTTTGCGACCCTACCACCTCACGATCCTCCACCATCACGTTCCTCCTTCACTCCTGCGATATCTTCATCCTCCTCTACACTACTACATGCTACTATCAACAATGATTATATCCACTCGCAGGAAATCATTCAATCATCGGAAATATATTCAACGAGATCTTCATCAGTTTTCAGCG AGGATGattttgaagatgaaaaacagACGGTTGCATCAGTACTCAGTGACCGGACTCAAGATGATTCCCGCCCGCAAACAGCTAGAACTAATTCCCAACAATCTCATCGCCATAGCGACACTCGTCCGGCTAGTCGCTATAGCGACAATCGGTCAGCTAGCCGAATATCGGATGTATCTAAAGAGAGCAGCGGCGGTAAATCACGTCGACGTAAACTATCGAATTCCTCGAGTCTCGCGAGTTCTGTTCGTTCTCATAAATCAAGTTCATCAAAACCTGCGACAACGTTCAATGTTTTACCATCGAAATCATCGAACGAAATGCCAATAATTAAACATCAAGATGTGAAAGAAATAACGCCTAAATTAGCGTTTATGGAAGAGAAGACTGCAAAACCAGCTGCATCATCagaaacaccatcaaaatcaCTTCCAACTTCTGCATCAGAAAAA AAATTACTGGATAAAAGAAAAAGTGAAAAGAAATCACTGAAATTAGAAAGACTTCAAGCAGCTGCAGCCATGGAAACTTCACTCGCTGATGAGATAAAG GCGATGACAGTTAAAACGGAAAAGGATACAAAACTAAAACCCCCATCATCAGCTCCACCTATTGTCCATCCCAGAGTTCAATCTGCCAAACGTAGACCCAGTAAAGATGAAGTTGAAGTTCTTGCGAAAGAAG TTGATGAAATGATGGCAGCAACTCAAAGCTTGTCTTACGATGAAGGAATGagtttagaagaattagagtTAGAGAAGAAATTATTACAG GAAAAGATGTCTCAAGCACAAGATAAAATCACTAGCACTCCGAGTTCTGCAGTCAGTAAGAAAAGTGCCGGTAAACAGAAAACTGAAAGGAAGGGATCGAAAATTAGCGGCAGAAAAGGAAAGAAATCAACAGCGAAtaaagaagatgaaaatagtttAGAAAAACAACGTGAGGAACTTAAGATACAGAAACAACTGGAAAAAGAG CGTCGACTTCAAGAAGCGATGAGAATTCAGTCACAGATTCAAGAAAAGGAGGAAGAACGTCGTGAGGAACTAGCAGCTTTAGAAATCAAGAAAAAG GATTTGGAAGAACAGATGGATTCCTTATCGGCAGAAGCGGCTGAAGCTTGGAGAATGGAGGAAGAAGCTCACGAGATGTTCGTCGCGAATCAAATAGCGTCTCGACAACAACGAGAGGAAAAACGTAAAACGGAATTAGAACGTCGACGCAGAGAAACTGTAGAAAAACGACAGCAACAAAGAAAAATGATGGAATCGGCTCGAATGAAAGAGATCAAAATGCTAGAAAGTATCGGATCTGATCCGTCTGAAAGACTTCAATTACTCAGCGAACAAAGAGAGAAAATGATTGCTGAAGAGGCAGAagaagaacaaaaattaaag GAAATGGAAATGCAGGCGAAGATTGAAGCAGAAAAAGAAGAGGAAAGAATAGCTGAATTGGAGCGTTTAGCTGAAGAAGAAGCTTTAGCACGTCTGCGTAAAGAGCGAGCAGACGCAGAGAAAAGAAAACGAATTTTACAAGAAGAAGCTGAAAATCTGGCTCAAGAAGAAATCGTCAAAAG AGAACAACTGATGAAAGAACAAAGAGAACTAGaagaagaaagagagagaCAAGAGGAAGAAGCGAGAAGAAAACTACAGGATGAAAGAAAACGTATAATGGAG TTACAAAAAATGGAGGAAGCAGCGAGAATGCAAGTTCAACAGGATATGGAGAAACGTCGTAGTGCGGCATTAAAACGCAGAGAACACAACCTTGAAGTACGAACTCATCTCGATGGTATGAGACAAGGTCAAAATGTAACTCGTCCTTgggttttctcatatttcgtACTTTGGCCAAGAGAAACGTACGAACG ATTAATGGGTGATGATGACAATAAGAAAAAGCGAGGAAGTGGAAGTAGATTTAAATCGAGATCAGCTCCAGCTGGTGGTAAAAGATGA
- the LOC141905743 gene encoding uncharacterized protein LOC141905743 isoform X1 codes for MAVSYRQVYCPYEPPLTITGQKVSLHFKPGRKLHENYLENDVIHRHGVTVRYNNDQSTELYHKQDGELLLPKTNLTRKGALLLFVAPEKVPGLTETEKQFMRKRLQNMNMIELNEKIGTIQRLGQSVLQYGDWDYDMENGSISDEENRIILKFLRGLDNKCIDKKSQPGGDINQYLQDLRSRCRSTTRMSSAAGEFEDAVDLQGLVNDLHQQSLEPTNTPNSSRPGSSSSRRVLSAGKLMSRIQSANTYLGRPTSSIATVDSGYDTINQASRKTTPKPPTTSRPVSQSESSSRQHRLKSAARVRSAAKLGKTTPGGDTVLLPPSSHHPLLASSSSVLSPDPDISLTDDVMSDYSSLIEDEILDLSDGDETLQEVDSEYIHQYNNGVLDSSKSDTFSLQLNKPDGYGTVGVTGDNIVQPTLPSYTGTFSGNKTVFSLNTTTADETDINDIDECVKQGMMLPHDLHTLVQSTTDSSCYTASFATLPPHDPPPSRSSFTPAISSSSSTLLHATINNDYIHSQEIIQSSEIYSTRSSSVFSEDDFEDEKQTVASVLSDRTQDDSRPQTARTNSQQSHRHSDTRPASRYSDNRSASRISDVSKESSGGKSRRRKLSNSSSLASSVRSHKSSSSKPATTFNVLPSKSSNEMPIIKHQDVKEITPKLAFMEEKTAKPAASSETPSKSLPTSASEKKLLDKRKSEKKSLKLERLQAAAAMETSLADEIKAMTVKTEKDTKLKPPSSAPPIVHPRVQSAKRRPSKDEVEVLAKEVDEMMAATQSLSYDEGMSLEELELEKKLLQEKMSQAQDKITSTPSSAVSKKSAGKQKTERKGSKISGRKGKKSTANKEDENSLEKQREELKIQKQLEKERRLQEAMRIQSQIQEKEEERREELAALEIKKKDLEEQMDSLSAEAAEAWRMEEEAHEMFVANQIASRQQREEKRKTELERRRRETVEKRQQQRKMMESARMKEIKMLESIGSDPSERLQLLSEQREKMIAEEAEEEQKLKEMEMQAKIEAEKEEERIAELERLAEEEALARLRKERADAEKRKRILQEEAENLAQEEIVKREQLMKEQRELEEERERQEEEARRKLQDERKRIMELQKMEEAARMQVQQDMEKRRSAALKRREHNLEVRTHLDGMRQGQNVTRPWVFSYFVLWPRETYERLMGDDDNKKKRGSGSRFKSRSAPAGGKR; via the exons ATGGCTGTCTCTTATAGACAAGTTTATTGTCCATACGAACCTCCTCTGACTATCACTGGACAAAAAGTATCTTTACACTTT AAACCGGGACGTAAATTACACGAGAATTATTTAGAAAACGATGTTATTCACCGTCACGGAGTCACAGTGCGTTACAACAACGATCAATCTACTGAATTATATCATAAACAAGATGgagaattattattaccgaaAACCAATCTTACACGCAAAGGAGCTTTACTGCTATTTGTGGCGCCGGAAAAAGTTCCGGGTCTCACGGAAACGGAAAAACAATTCATGAGAAAAcgtttacaaaatatgaacatgattgaattgaatgagaAAATCGGGACAATTCAACGTTTAGGTCAATCAGTTCTACAATACGGAGATTGG GATTATGACATGGAAAATGGAAGCATTTCCGACGAAGAAAATCGAATCATATTAAAATTCCTTCGTGGTTTGGATAATAAATGTATCGATAAGAAATCTCAACCGGGAGGTGATATTAATCAATATTTACAGGATCTCAGATCTAGATGTCGCAG TACGACTCGAATGTCATCAGCTGCAGGTGAGTTCGAAGATGCGGTTGATTTGCAGGGGTTAGTGAACGATCTTCATCAACAATCATTAGAACCTACAAATACTCCAAACAGCAG TCGTCCCGGTTCCTCATCAAGTCGTCGCGTTTTATCAGCCGGTAAATTGATGTCCAGAATTCAATCGGCGAATACATATCTGGGACGTCCGACTTCCAGCATCGCTACAG TTGATTCCGGTTATGATACAATAAATCAAGCGAGTAGAAAAACGACTCCAAAACCACCGACAACTTCGCGACCAGTTTCACAATCTGAATCATCATCGAGACAACATCGACTTAAAAGTGCTGCTCGCGTACGTAGTGCTGCTAAACTAGGTAAAACAACACCAGGTGGCGATACTGTTCTTCTTCCTCCTTCGTCTCATCATCCTCTCCTCGCCTCCTCTTCATCTGTACTCTCTCCTGATCCTGATATCTCACTGACTGATGATGTTATGAGTGATTATTCGTCACTGATTGAAGATGAAATACTAGATTTATCAG ATGGTGACGAAACTTTGCAAGAAGTTGATTCAG AATACATTCACCAATATAACAATGGAGTTCTAGACAG TTCTAAAAGTGACACTTTCTCACTTCAACTAAATAAACCTGATGGTTACGGTACTGTTGGTGTAACTGGTGATAATATTGTTCAACCCACGCTGCCGTCTTATACAG GTACATTTAGTGGCaataaaacagttttttcattgaatacaaCTACAGCAGAtgaaactgatataaatgatattgatgaaTGTGTTAAACAAGGCATGATGTTACCCCATGATTTACATACATTAGTTCAATCAACTACAG ATTCTAGTTGTTACACCGCTTCCTTTGCGACCCTACCACCTCACGATCCTCCACCATCACGTTCCTCCTTCACTCCTGCGATATCTTCATCCTCCTCTACACTACTACATGCTACTATCAACAATGATTATATCCACTCGCAGGAAATCATTCAATCATCGGAAATATATTCAACGAGATCTTCATCAGTTTTCAGCG AGGATGattttgaagatgaaaaacagACGGTTGCATCAGTACTCAGTGACCGGACTCAAGATGATTCCCGCCCGCAAACAGCTAGAACTAATTCCCAACAATCTCATCGCCATAGCGACACTCGTCCGGCTAGTCGCTATAGCGACAATCGGTCAGCTAGCCGAATATCGGATGTATCTAAAGAGAGCAGCGGCGGTAAATCACGTCGACGTAAACTATCGAATTCCTCGAGTCTCGCGAGTTCTGTTCGTTCTCATAAATCAAGTTCATCAAAACCTGCGACAACGTTCAATGTTTTACCATCGAAATCATCGAACGAAATGCCAATAATTAAACATCAAGATGTGAAAGAAATAACGCCTAAATTAGCGTTTATGGAAGAGAAGACTGCAAAACCAGCTGCATCATCagaaacaccatcaaaatcaCTTCCAACTTCTGCATCAGAAAAA AAATTACTGGATAAAAGAAAAAGTGAAAAGAAATCACTGAAATTAGAAAGACTTCAAGCAGCTGCAGCCATGGAAACTTCACTCGCTGATGAGATAAAG GCGATGACAGTTAAAACGGAAAAGGATACAAAACTAAAACCCCCATCATCAGCTCCACCTATTGTCCATCCCAGAGTTCAATCTGCCAAACGTAGACCCAGTAAAGATGAAGTTGAAGTTCTTGCGAAAGAAG TTGATGAAATGATGGCAGCAACTCAAAGCTTGTCTTACGATGAAGGAATGagtttagaagaattagagtTAGAGAAGAAATTATTACAG GAAAAGATGTCTCAAGCACAAGATAAAATCACTAGCACTCCGAGTTCTGCAGTCAGTAAGAAAAGTGCCGGTAAACAGAAAACTGAAAGGAAGGGATCGAAAATTAGCGGCAGAAAAGGAAAGAAATCAACAGCGAAtaaagaagatgaaaatagtttAGAAAAACAACGTGAGGAACTTAAGATACAGAAACAACTGGAAAAAGAG CGTCGACTTCAAGAAGCGATGAGAATTCAGTCACAGATTCAAGAAAAGGAGGAAGAACGTCGTGAGGAACTAGCAGCTTTAGAAATCAAGAAAAAG GATTTGGAAGAACAGATGGATTCCTTATCGGCAGAAGCGGCTGAAGCTTGGAGAATGGAGGAAGAAGCTCACGAGATGTTCGTCGCGAATCAAATAGCGTCTCGACAACAACGAGAGGAAAAACGTAAAACGGAATTAGAACGTCGACGCAGAGAAACTGTAGAAAAACGACAGCAACAAAGAAAAATGATGGAATCGGCTCGAATGAAAGAGATCAAAATGCTAGAAAGTATCGGATCTGATCCGTCTGAAAGACTTCAATTACTCAGCGAACAAAGAGAGAAAATGATTGCTGAAGAGGCAGAagaagaacaaaaattaaag GAAATGGAAATGCAGGCGAAGATTGAAGCAGAAAAAGAAGAGGAAAGAATAGCTGAATTGGAGCGTTTAGCTGAAGAAGAAGCTTTAGCACGTCTGCGTAAAGAGCGAGCAGACGCAGAGAAAAGAAAACGAATTTTACAAGAAGAAGCTGAAAATCTGGCTCAAGAAGAAATCGTCAAAAG AGAACAACTGATGAAAGAACAAAGAGAACTAGaagaagaaagagagagaCAAGAGGAAGAAGCGAGAAGAAAACTACAGGATGAAAGAAAACGTATAATGGAG TTACAAAAAATGGAGGAAGCAGCGAGAATGCAAGTTCAACAGGATATGGAGAAACGTCGTAGTGCGGCATTAAAACGCAGAGAACACAACCTTGAAGTACGAACTCATCTCGATGGTATGAGACAAGGTCAAAATGTAACTCGTCCTTgggttttctcatatttcgtACTTTGGCCAAGAGAAACGTACGAACG ATTAATGGGTGATGATGACAATAAGAAAAAGCGAGGAAGTGGAAGTAGATTTAAATCGAGATCAGCTCCAGCTGGTGGTAAAAGATGA
- the LOC141905743 gene encoding uncharacterized protein LOC141905743 isoform X3, which produces MAVSYRQVYCPYEPPLTITGQKVSLHFKPGRKLHENYLENDVIHRHGVTVRYNNDQSTELYHKQDGELLLPKTNLTRKGALLLFVAPEKVPGLTETEKQFMRKRLQNMNMIELNEKIGTIQRLGQSVLQYGDWDYDMENGSISDEENRIILKFLRGLDNKCIDKKSQPGGDINQYLQDLRSRCRSTTRMSSAAGEFEDAVDLQGLVNDLHQQSLEPTNTPNSSRPGSSSSRRVLSAGKLMSRIQSANTYLGRPTSSIATVDSGYDTINQASRKTTPKPPTTSRPVSQSESSSRQHRLKSAARVRSAAKLDGDETLQEVDSEYIHQYNNGVLDSSKSDTFSLQLNKPDGYGTVGVTGDNIVQPTLPSYTGTFSGNKTVFSLNTTTADETDINDIDECVKQGMMLPHDLHTLVQSTTDSSCYTASFATLPPHDPPPSRSSFTPAISSSSSTLLHATINNDYIHSQEIIQSSEIYSTRSSSVFSEDDFEDEKQTVASVLSDRTQDDSRPQTARTNSQQSHRHSDTRPASRYSDNRSASRISDVSKESSGGKSRRRKLSNSSSLASSVRSHKSSSSKPATTFNVLPSKSSNEMPIIKHQDVKEITPKLAFMEEKTAKPAASSETPSKSLPTSASEKKLLDKRKSEKKSLKLERLQAAAAMETSLADEIKAMTVKTEKDTKLKPPSSAPPIVHPRVQSAKRRPSKDEVEVLAKEVDEMMAATQSLSYDEGMSLEELELEKKLLQEKMSQAQDKITSTPSSAVSKKSAGKQKTERKGSKISGRKGKKSTANKEDENSLEKQREELKIQKQLEKERRLQEAMRIQSQIQEKEEERREELAALEIKKKDLEEQMDSLSAEAAEAWRMEEEAHEMFVANQIASRQQREEKRKTELERRRRETVEKRQQQRKMMESARMKEIKMLESIGSDPSERLQLLSEQREKMIAEEAEEEQKLKEMEMQAKIEAEKEEERIAELERLAEEEALARLRKERADAEKRKRILQEEAENLAQEEIVKREQLMKEQRELEEERERQEEEARRKLQDERKRIMELQKMEEAARMQVQQDMEKRRSAALKRREHNLEVRTHLDGMRQGQNVTRPWVFSYFVLWPRETYERLMGDDDNKKKRGSGSRFKSRSAPAGGKR; this is translated from the exons ATGGCTGTCTCTTATAGACAAGTTTATTGTCCATACGAACCTCCTCTGACTATCACTGGACAAAAAGTATCTTTACACTTT AAACCGGGACGTAAATTACACGAGAATTATTTAGAAAACGATGTTATTCACCGTCACGGAGTCACAGTGCGTTACAACAACGATCAATCTACTGAATTATATCATAAACAAGATGgagaattattattaccgaaAACCAATCTTACACGCAAAGGAGCTTTACTGCTATTTGTGGCGCCGGAAAAAGTTCCGGGTCTCACGGAAACGGAAAAACAATTCATGAGAAAAcgtttacaaaatatgaacatgattgaattgaatgagaAAATCGGGACAATTCAACGTTTAGGTCAATCAGTTCTACAATACGGAGATTGG GATTATGACATGGAAAATGGAAGCATTTCCGACGAAGAAAATCGAATCATATTAAAATTCCTTCGTGGTTTGGATAATAAATGTATCGATAAGAAATCTCAACCGGGAGGTGATATTAATCAATATTTACAGGATCTCAGATCTAGATGTCGCAG TACGACTCGAATGTCATCAGCTGCAGGTGAGTTCGAAGATGCGGTTGATTTGCAGGGGTTAGTGAACGATCTTCATCAACAATCATTAGAACCTACAAATACTCCAAACAGCAG TCGTCCCGGTTCCTCATCAAGTCGTCGCGTTTTATCAGCCGGTAAATTGATGTCCAGAATTCAATCGGCGAATACATATCTGGGACGTCCGACTTCCAGCATCGCTACAG TTGATTCCGGTTATGATACAATAAATCAAGCGAGTAGAAAAACGACTCCAAAACCACCGACAACTTCGCGACCAGTTTCACAATCTGAATCATCATCGAGACAACATCGACTTAAAAGTGCTGCTCGCGTACGTAGTGCTGCTAAACTAG ATGGTGACGAAACTTTGCAAGAAGTTGATTCAG AATACATTCACCAATATAACAATGGAGTTCTAGACAG TTCTAAAAGTGACACTTTCTCACTTCAACTAAATAAACCTGATGGTTACGGTACTGTTGGTGTAACTGGTGATAATATTGTTCAACCCACGCTGCCGTCTTATACAG GTACATTTAGTGGCaataaaacagttttttcattgaatacaaCTACAGCAGAtgaaactgatataaatgatattgatgaaTGTGTTAAACAAGGCATGATGTTACCCCATGATTTACATACATTAGTTCAATCAACTACAG ATTCTAGTTGTTACACCGCTTCCTTTGCGACCCTACCACCTCACGATCCTCCACCATCACGTTCCTCCTTCACTCCTGCGATATCTTCATCCTCCTCTACACTACTACATGCTACTATCAACAATGATTATATCCACTCGCAGGAAATCATTCAATCATCGGAAATATATTCAACGAGATCTTCATCAGTTTTCAGCG AGGATGattttgaagatgaaaaacagACGGTTGCATCAGTACTCAGTGACCGGACTCAAGATGATTCCCGCCCGCAAACAGCTAGAACTAATTCCCAACAATCTCATCGCCATAGCGACACTCGTCCGGCTAGTCGCTATAGCGACAATCGGTCAGCTAGCCGAATATCGGATGTATCTAAAGAGAGCAGCGGCGGTAAATCACGTCGACGTAAACTATCGAATTCCTCGAGTCTCGCGAGTTCTGTTCGTTCTCATAAATCAAGTTCATCAAAACCTGCGACAACGTTCAATGTTTTACCATCGAAATCATCGAACGAAATGCCAATAATTAAACATCAAGATGTGAAAGAAATAACGCCTAAATTAGCGTTTATGGAAGAGAAGACTGCAAAACCAGCTGCATCATCagaaacaccatcaaaatcaCTTCCAACTTCTGCATCAGAAAAA AAATTACTGGATAAAAGAAAAAGTGAAAAGAAATCACTGAAATTAGAAAGACTTCAAGCAGCTGCAGCCATGGAAACTTCACTCGCTGATGAGATAAAG GCGATGACAGTTAAAACGGAAAAGGATACAAAACTAAAACCCCCATCATCAGCTCCACCTATTGTCCATCCCAGAGTTCAATCTGCCAAACGTAGACCCAGTAAAGATGAAGTTGAAGTTCTTGCGAAAGAAG TTGATGAAATGATGGCAGCAACTCAAAGCTTGTCTTACGATGAAGGAATGagtttagaagaattagagtTAGAGAAGAAATTATTACAG GAAAAGATGTCTCAAGCACAAGATAAAATCACTAGCACTCCGAGTTCTGCAGTCAGTAAGAAAAGTGCCGGTAAACAGAAAACTGAAAGGAAGGGATCGAAAATTAGCGGCAGAAAAGGAAAGAAATCAACAGCGAAtaaagaagatgaaaatagtttAGAAAAACAACGTGAGGAACTTAAGATACAGAAACAACTGGAAAAAGAG CGTCGACTTCAAGAAGCGATGAGAATTCAGTCACAGATTCAAGAAAAGGAGGAAGAACGTCGTGAGGAACTAGCAGCTTTAGAAATCAAGAAAAAG GATTTGGAAGAACAGATGGATTCCTTATCGGCAGAAGCGGCTGAAGCTTGGAGAATGGAGGAAGAAGCTCACGAGATGTTCGTCGCGAATCAAATAGCGTCTCGACAACAACGAGAGGAAAAACGTAAAACGGAATTAGAACGTCGACGCAGAGAAACTGTAGAAAAACGACAGCAACAAAGAAAAATGATGGAATCGGCTCGAATGAAAGAGATCAAAATGCTAGAAAGTATCGGATCTGATCCGTCTGAAAGACTTCAATTACTCAGCGAACAAAGAGAGAAAATGATTGCTGAAGAGGCAGAagaagaacaaaaattaaag GAAATGGAAATGCAGGCGAAGATTGAAGCAGAAAAAGAAGAGGAAAGAATAGCTGAATTGGAGCGTTTAGCTGAAGAAGAAGCTTTAGCACGTCTGCGTAAAGAGCGAGCAGACGCAGAGAAAAGAAAACGAATTTTACAAGAAGAAGCTGAAAATCTGGCTCAAGAAGAAATCGTCAAAAG AGAACAACTGATGAAAGAACAAAGAGAACTAGaagaagaaagagagagaCAAGAGGAAGAAGCGAGAAGAAAACTACAGGATGAAAGAAAACGTATAATGGAG TTACAAAAAATGGAGGAAGCAGCGAGAATGCAAGTTCAACAGGATATGGAGAAACGTCGTAGTGCGGCATTAAAACGCAGAGAACACAACCTTGAAGTACGAACTCATCTCGATGGTATGAGACAAGGTCAAAATGTAACTCGTCCTTgggttttctcatatttcgtACTTTGGCCAAGAGAAACGTACGAACG ATTAATGGGTGATGATGACAATAAGAAAAAGCGAGGAAGTGGAAGTAGATTTAAATCGAGATCAGCTCCAGCTGGTGGTAAAAGATGA